In one window of Mercurialis annua linkage group LG4, ddMerAnnu1.2, whole genome shotgun sequence DNA:
- the LOC126676409 gene encoding uncharacterized protein LOC126676409 isoform X2 — protein sequence MSLINQYTKKSAFTRDTQYVFVEKQSEWGFLFVIPVSTRKRPVGYIVNDTLKVEVEIEVHSAVHYSVIEPAKEVNKDEPKLPKRAFATLDLDPLSCHIKKYQKCILKEKDLLQKEVLETKVTVEPSTAIVTPLTAKPPSQTEGAVQTGATTNEQEITKELFPLPAIVNEQDLPQDPPSEPVLSSPDVQKLSKNLLTEILNRTRTRKSFPSNEIPVPSEATRPDFVRQQKEVLDGFLNMSLEAIRQADAFGNIEKIILALVQHSNSLQEKTILEDLASRLAEFQESVPKSTIIAEAVQARKISLAGKTVDLNARLDQRQKELSALEEKCSRLSEEEAKLHAEIQRLTTQKEELLSQKQSAAIELQKANEGASRELEEWRGLEGEFKQSNAERLGAKEKLALANVRWKHYREDFAETMKTIKNEEA from the exons ATGTCACTAATTAATCAATACACGAAGAAGTCTGCATTTACACGAG ATACACAATATGTGTTCGTTGAGAAACAAAGCGAATGGGGTTTCCTATTTGTCATTCCTGTAAGCACAAGAAAGAGGCCTGTAGGGTATATAGTGAACGATACTCTTAAAGTTGAAGTTGAGATTGAAGTCCATAGTGCTGTTCATTATTCTGTGATTGAACCTGCAAAGGAAGTCAATAAAGATGAACCGAAACTGCCCAAGCGAGCATTTGCAACACTAGATCTTGATCCTCTGAGTTGTCATATCAAAAAATATCAGAAGTGCATTTTAAAGGAGAAAGATCTACTCCAGAAGGAAGTACTCGAAACTAAAGTGACGGTTGAACCGTCAACTGCTATAGTAACTCCTTTAACTGCTAAACCACCGAGTCAGACTGAAGGAGCAGTTCAAACCGGAGCTACCACTAATGAACAAGAAATTACGAAGGAATTATTTCCGCTTCCTGCTATTGTCAATGAACAGGATCTTCCTCAG GATCCTCCCTCCGAGCCTGTATTATCCTCCCCAGATGTGCAGAAACTTTCTAAGAATCTTCTGACTGAAATTTTAAATCGGACGAGGACTCGGAAATCCTTTCCCAGCAATGAAATTCCAGTTCCAAGTGAAGCAACTAGGCCTGACTTTGTACGTCAACAAAAGGAAGTGCTGGACGGGTTTCTCAATATGTCATTAGAGGCTATACGACAAGCTGATGCCTTTGGAAATATCGAGAAGATTATCCTTGCCCTCGTTCAGCATTCTAACAGTTTACAGGAGAAAACAATTCTTGAAGATCTAGCTTCTCGTTTGGCAGAATTTCAAGAGAGCGTCCCAAAATCTACTATCATTGCAGAAGCTGTGCAAGCTCGCAAAATATCTCTTGCAGGGAAAACTGTTGATCTGAACGCAAGATTGGATCAAAGACAAAAGGAACTAAGTGCCTTGGAGGAAAAATGCTCAAGGCTCTCGGAAGAAGAAGCGAAACTCCATGCTGAAATTCAGCGCTTAACGACACAAAAGGAGGAGCTTCTTTCCCAGAAGCAATCTGCTGCAATTGAACTGCAGAAAGCCAATGAAGGAGCATCGAGAGAACTCGAAGAATGGAGAGGTTTAGAAGGGGAATTCAAGCAGTCCAATGCCGAAAGGCTCGGAGCCAAAGAGAAATTGGCATTAGCTAACGTGCGTTGGAAACACTACAGAGAGGATTTTGCAGAGACCATGAAGACCATAAAGAATGAAGAGGCTTAG
- the LOC126676415 gene encoding MATH domain and coiled-coil domain-containing protein At3g58250-like, producing the protein MNSNSRVQSTVSQSLELKMKNPASTNFTWKVDNFSKLTQNGLYSYIFIAERCRWRLLVYLKVGYGYDDHLSIHIFAEPNKLPNGWSRDADISLSVINQLDNRPI; encoded by the exons ATGAACTCTAATTCTAGGGTTCAGTCAACAGTGAGTCAATCATTGGAG CTCAAGATGAAGAATCCTGCCTCTACTAATTTCACATGGAAAGTTGATAACTTTTCCAAATTGACTCAAAACGGACTGTATTCATACATTTTCATTGCCGAAAGATGTAGATG GAGGTTGCTTGTATATCTGAAAGTAGGTTATGGCTATGATGATCATTTGTCGATTCACATATTTGCTGAACCAAATAAATTGCCAAATGGTTGGAGCAGAGATGCAGATATCAGCCTGTCAGTAATTAATCAACTCGATAACAGGCCTATATAG
- the LOC126678493 gene encoding uncharacterized protein LOC126678493 — translation MRISILIILESFSGTHVFSEKANGWGFSSHPRTLSGPVAWYLVNDTLTVEAEIQVRSVVHYSVIEPAKEVNKDELKQPKRAVETSQDQVPLSCHSKKFKKRNSKAENLPQKEVLETVATVEPPTAVATPLIAKPLSRTEGAVQTGATTNEQEIVKEPLLPPTVNEKDLPQDPPSAPALSSPDLQKFSKNLLTEISSRTRTQKSLPSNEIPVLSEATGTDFVCQQKEALGGFLNMSLEAIQQADAFGNIEKIILVLVQHANSLQEKTILEDLASRLAEFQESVPRSTTIAETLRARKTSLAGKTVDLNARLEQRKKELTSLEDKFSRLSEEAAKLHAEIQRLTTQKEEVFSLKQSAAIELQKANEGASRDLEEWRDLEGEIKQSNAERLGAKEKLVLANVRWKHYKEDLSETMKNAEA, via the exons ATGCGCATAAGCATACTAATAATACTAGAATCATTTTCAGGTACACATGTATTCAGTGAAAAAGCCAACGGTTGGGGTTTCTCATCTCATCCTAGAACATTAAGTGGTCCTGTTGCATGGTATCTAGTGAATGATACACTTACAGTTGAAGCTGAGATTCAAGTCCGTAGTGTTGTGCATTATTCTGTGATTGAACCTGCAAAGGAAGTTAACAAAGATGAACTGAAACAGCCCAAGCGAGCAGTTGAAACATCACAAGATCAAGTTCCCCTGAGTTGTCatagcaaaaaatttaaaaagcgTAATTCAAAGGCGGAAAATTTACCTCAGAAGGAAGTACTTGAAACTGTAGCGACGGTTGAACCACCAACTGCTGTAGCAACTCCTTTAATTGCTAAACCTCTGAGTCGGACAGAAGGAGCTGTTCAAACCGGAGCTACCACTAATGAGCAAGAAATTGTGAAGGAACCACTTCTGCCTCCTACTGTCAACGAGAAGGATCTTCCTCAG GATCCTCCTTCTGCGCCTGCATTATCCTCCCCTGATTTGCAGAAGTTTTCTAAGAATCTTCTGACTGAAATTTCAAGTCGGACAAGGACTCAAAAATCTCTTCCTAGCAATGAAATTCCAGTTTTAAGCGAAGCAACTGGGACTGACTTTGTATGTCAACAAAAGGAAGCATTGGGCGGGTTTCTGAATATGTCATTAGAGGCTATCCAACAAGCTGATGCCTTTGGAAATATCGAGAAGATTATCCTTGTACTCGTTCAGCATGCTAACAGTTTACAGGAGAAGACAATTCTTGAAGATCTAGCTTCTCGCTTGGCAGAATTTCAAGAGAGCGTCCCGAGATCTACAACCATTGCAGAAACTCTGCGAGCTCGCAAAACATCTCTTGCAGGGAAAACTGTAGATCTTAATGCAAGATTGGAGCAAAGAAAAAAGGAACTAACTTCCTTGGAAGACAAATTCTCAAGGCTTTCGGAAGAAGCAGCAAAACTCCATGCTGAAATTCAGCGCTTAACGACACAAAAGGAGGAGGTCTTTTCCCTGAAGCAATCTGCTGCAATTGAACTGCAGAAAGCCAATGAAGGAGCATCGAGAGACCTTGAAGAATGGAGAGACTTAGAAGGGGAAATCAAGCAGTCCAATGCCGAAAGGCTTGGAGCCAAAGAGAAACTGGTATTAGCTAATGTGCGTTGGAAACATTACAAAGAGGATCTTTCAGAGACCATGAAGAACGCAGAGGCTTAG
- the LOC126676407 gene encoding uncharacterized protein LOC126676407 — MEDPASTKFTWKIPNCCERITWTLVSDIFIVHGCKWRLRSFPRVYDLSIYLDVADSISLPCGWRRRANFSVTVISQFDKKFSVTKDTKHVFNANASNWGFISFIPLSSIKIPGTRYNVNDTLIVEARIEVCNVVHYSVIQPAKNVNEDKQKLHKRAVETSLDQAPLSCHNKKHKMSNSKAKNLPQKEVLANKGMVEPPTSIINHFSDQPFHYFLSSYYQTGIAVQQFVTTTNEQNIVMKALPPPTIVDEQDLTQDPPSEPVLSSPDVQEISKNLLTEISSRTRTQKSFPSNEIPIPSEASRPDFIRQQKEALDGFLNMSLEAIQQADAFGKMEKIILALVQHTNSLQEKTILENLASRLAEFQESVPKSTTIAETVQARKISLARKSVDLNARLEQSQKELTTLEEKFSRLSEEEAKLHAEIQRLTTQKEELLSQKQSAAIERQKANEGASRELEEWRGLEREIKQSNAERLEAKEKLALANVRWKHYKEDLAETMKNGEA, encoded by the exons ATGGAAGATCCTGCCTCAACTAAATTCACATGGAAAATTCCAAACTGTTGCGAAAGGATTACATGGACTCTTGTTTCGGACATTTTCATCGTCCACGGATGTAAATG GCGTTTGCGTAGTTTCCCAAGAGTATACGATTTGTCAATATACCTAGACGTTGCTGACTCAATTAGCTTGCCATGTGGTTGGAGAAGACGTGCAAATTTTAGCGTGACAGTTATTAGTCAATTTGATAAGAAGTTTTCCGTTACAAAAG ATACGAAACATGTATTCAATGCAAACGCAAGCAATTGGGGTTTCATATCGTTCATTCCTCTTAGCTCAATAAAAATTCCTGGTACAAGGTATAATGTGAATGATACACTTATAGTTGAAGCTCGGATTGAAGTCTGTAATGTTGTGCATTATTCTGTGATTCAACCTGCAAAGAATGTTAATGAAGATAAACAAAAGCTGCACAAGCGAGCAGTCGAAACATCACTAGATCAAGCTCCTCTGAGTTGTCAtaacaaaaaacacaaaatgTCTAATTCAAAAGCGAAAAATCTACCACAGAAGGAAGTACTTGCAAATAAAGgaatggttgaaccaccaacttctataataaatcatttttctgATCAACCGTTCcattattttctttcttcttaCTATCAGACTGGAATAGCAGTTCAACAATTTGTAACTACCACTAACGAACAAAATATTGTGATGAAAGCACTTCCACCTCCCACTATTGTTGATGAACAGGATCTTACTCAG GATCCTCCCTCCGAGCCTGTATTATCCTCCCCAGATGTGCAGGAAATTTCGAAGAATCTTCTAACTGAAATTTCAAGTCGGACAAGGACTCAGAAATCCTTTCCCAGCAATGAAATTCCAATTCCAAGTGAAGCAAGTAGGCCTGACTTCATACGTCAACAAAAGGAAGCACTGGACGGGTTTCTCAATATGTCATTAGAGGCTATACAGCAAGCTGATGCCTTTGGAAAAATGGAAAAGATTATTCTTGCACTCGTTCAGCATACTAACAGTTTACAGGAGAAGACAATTCTTGAAAATCTAGCTTCTCGTTTGGCAGAATTTCAAGAGAGCGTTCCGAAGTCTACAACCATAGCGGAAACTGTGCAAGCTCGCAAAATATCTCTTGCAAGGAAAAGTGTAGATCTGAACGCAAGATTGGAGCAAAGTCAAAAGGAACTAACTACCTTGGAGGAAAAATTCTCAAGGCTTTCGGAAGAAGAAGCAAAACTCCATGCTGAAATTCAGCGCTTAACGACACAAAAGGAGGAGCTTCTTTCCCAGAAGCAATCTGCTGCAATTGAACGGCAGAAAGCCAATGAAGGAGCATCGAGAGAACTTGAAGAATGGAGAGGCTTAGAAAGGGAAATCAAGCAGTCCAATGCCGAAAGGCTCGAAGCCAAAGAGAAACTGGCATTAGCTAATGTGCGTTGGAAACATTACAAAGAGGATCTTGCAGAGACCATGAAGAATGGAGAGGCTTAG
- the LOC126676405 gene encoding uncharacterized protein LOC126676405 — translation MVQSFLIRWNGEMVYTRCGLDYDNGCEGVAPLCTERTIGELHSIIKRRIGLGSEFEITRITSRYPIFNNHHQIIIYRPFTVKTDEDVNRIICYAAKVPEILYLELYVEYNRMTVPRNYISERGEESLLPPTFVDGKDLFRVPASTKFTWKIDNFSESTKRKLQSDIFIAGRCKWYLLIYPNRSYADMLSIYIANPDSMSLPNGWSRDADISLSIINQSNNMTKVKKGTHLFNAKAVFWDTPSPLPIIRNPAAWYIVNDTLTVEAEIQVHSVVHYSVITPEKKVNKDEPKLPKRAVETSVDQVPLNNYSKKLKKCISNAKNIPQKEVLETEATVEPGTAIVTPLTAKPLSQTEGAVQTGATTNEQNIVKESLLPPTIVDEKDVSQDPPSVPVLSSPDAQKISKDLLTEISSRTRTQESLPSSEIPVLSEATRTDFVCQQKEALDGFLNTSLEAIQQAGAFGNIDKIILVLIQHANSLQEKTILEDLASRLAEFQESVPKFTTIAETLQARKTFLAGKTVDLNARLEQRQKELTSLEDKFSRLSEEEAKLHAEIQRLTTQKEELLSQKQSAAIEMQKANERASRELEEWRGLEGEIKQSNAERLEAKEKLALANVRWKHYIEDFAETMKTIKKEEA, via the exons ATGGTGCAATCCTTCTTGATACGTTGGAATGGGGAGATGGTATACACTCGGTGTGGACTGGATTATGATAATGGGTGCGAAGGTGTTGCTCCATTGTGTACTGAAAGGACTATTGGGGAATTACATAGCATAATTAAAAGGAGAATCGGATTGGGATCAGAATTTGAAATAACGAGGATTACATCACGATACCCAATTTTTAATAACCACCATCAAATAATTATCTACCGTCCCTTTACAGTGAAGACTGACGAGGATGTGAACAGAATAATTTGCTATGCTGCAAAGGTTCCAGAAATTCTCTACCTCGAGTTGTATGTAGAGTACAATAGGATGACTGTTCCTCGCAACTATATATCAGAGAGAGGTGAAGAATCACTTCTGCCCCCTACTTTTGTCGACGGGAAGGATCTTTTTCGG GTTCCTGCCTCAACTAAATTCACATGGAAAATTGACAACTTTTCCGAATCGACTAAAAGGAAACTACAGTCGGACATTTTCATTGCTGGAAGATGTAAATG GTATTTGCTTATATATCCCAATAGAAGTTATGCTGATATGTTGTCGATTTACATAGCCAATCCTGACTCAATGAGTTTGCCAAATGGTTGGAGCAGAGATGCAGATATTAGCCTGTCAATAATTAATCAATCCAATAACATGACTAAAGTTAAAAAAG GTACACATTTATTCAATGCAAAAGCCGTCTTTTGGGATACCCCTTCTCCTCTTCCTATAATACGTAATCCCGCTGCATGGTATATAGTGAATGATACACTTACAGTTGAAGCTGAGATTCAAGTCCATAGTGTTGTGCATTATTCTGTAATCACACCTGAAAAGAAAGTCAACAAAGATGAACCGAAACTGCCCAAGCGAGCAGTTGAAACATCAGTAGATCAAGTTCCCCTGAATAATTatagcaaaaaattaaaaaaatgcatttCAAATGCGAAAAATATACCCCAGAAGGAAGTACTTGAAACTGAAGCGACGGTTGAACCAGGAACTGCTATTGTAACTCCTTTAACTGCTAAACCACTGAGTCAGACTGAAGGAGCAGTTCAAACCGGAGCTACCACTAACGAACAAAATATTGTGAAGGAATCACTTCTGCCTCCTACTATTGTCGACGAAAAGGATGTTTCTCAG GATCCTCCTTCTGTGCCTGTATTATCCTCCCCTGATGCGCAGAAAATTTCTAAGGATCTTCTGACTGAAATTTCAAGTCGGACAAGGACTCAAGAATCTCTTCCTAGCAGTGAAATTCCAGTTTTAAGCGAAGCAACTAGGACTGACTTCGTATGTCAACAAAAGGAAGCACTGGACGGCTTTCTCAATACGTCATTAGAGGCTATACAACAAGCTGGTGCCTTTGGAAATATCGATAAGATTATCCTTGTACTCATTCAGCATGCTAACAGTTTACAGGAGAAGACAATTCTTGAAGATCTAGCTTCTCGCTTGGCAGAATTTCAAGAGAGCGTCCCAAAATTTACAACCATTGCAGAAACTCTGCAAGCTCGCAAAACATTTCTTGCAGGGAAAACTGTAGATCTTAATGCAAGATTGGAGCAAAGACAAAAGGAACTAACTTCCTTGGAAGACAAATTCTCAAGGCTTTCGGAAGAAGAAGCAAAACTCCATGCTGAAATTCAGCGCTTAACGACACAAAAGGAGGAGCTTCTTTCCCAGAAGCAATCTGCTGCAATTGAAATGCAGAAAGCCAATGAAAGAGCATCGAGAGAACTTGAAGAATGGAGAGGCTTAGAAGGGGAAATCAAGCAGTCCAATGCCGAAAGGCTTGAAGCCAAAGAGAAATTGGCATTAGCTAACGTGCGTTGGAAACACTACATAGAGGATTTTGCAGAGACCATGAAGACCATAAAGAAAGAAGAGGCCTAG
- the LOC126676410 gene encoding uncharacterized protein LOC126676410 isoform X1 translates to MMQKLNMENPASTKFTWKFDNFSKLTPKELYSDIFIAERCKWHLLIYHNRTYGDIFSIYIVADSMSLPNGWSRDADISLSVINQFNTRCIVRKGTHVFSAKAKGWGCQSPPREISGPAAWYLVNDTLTVEAEIQVHRVVHYSVTEPAKEVNKDEQKLPKRAVETSLDQVPLSCHNKKFKRCTTNLPQKEVHGTQATVGPPNAIVTPLTAKSLSQTEGAVQTLATTNEQEIVKETLLSPVDEKDPFQDSPSVPVLSSPDVQKISKDLLTEISSRTKTQKSLPSYEIPVLSEATRTDFVCQQKEALDGFLNTSLEAIQQAGAFGNIEKTILVLIQHANSLQEKTILEDLASRLAEFRESIPRSTTIVETLQARKTSLAGKTIDLNARLEQRRKELTSLEENFSRLSEEEAKLHAEIQLLTTQKEELLSQKQSAAIELQKANEGASRDLEEWRGLEEEIKQSNAERLGAKEKLALANVRWKHYKEDLAETMKNGEA, encoded by the exons ATGATGCAAAAGCTCAATATGGAGAATCCTGCCTCAACTAAATTCACATGGAAATTCGATAACTTCTCCAAATTGACTCCAAAGGAACTTTATTCAGACATTTTCATTGCCGAAAGATGTAAATG GCATTTGCTTATCTATCACAATAGAACCTATGGTGATATTTTTTCGATTTACATAGTTGCTGACTCAATGAGTTTGCCAAATGGTTGGAGCAGAGATGCAGATATTAGCCTGTCAGTAATTAATCAATTCAATACCAGGTGTATAGTTAGAAAAG GTACACATGTATTCAGTGCAAAAGCCAAAGGTTGGGGTTGCCAATCTCCTCCTAGAGAAATAAGTGGTCCTGCTGCATGGTATCTAGTGAATGATACCCTTACAGTTGAAGCTGAGATTCAAGTCCATCGTGTTGTGCATTATTCTGTGACTGAGCCTGCAAAGGAAGTTAACAAAGATGAACAGAAACTGCCCAAGCGAGCAGTTGAAACATCACTAGATCAAGTTCCCCTGAGTTGTcataacaaaaaatttaaacggtGCACAACAAATCTACCCCAGAAGGAAGTACATGGAACTCAGGCAACGGTTGGACCACCAAATGCTATAGTAACTCCTTTAACTGCTAAATCACTAAGTCAGACTGAAGGAGCAGTTCAAACCCTAGCGACCACTAATGAACAAGAAATAGTGAAGGAAACACTTCTGTCTCCTGTGGATGAAAAGGATCCTTTTCAG GATTCTCCTTCTGTGCCTGTATTATCCTCCCCTGATGTGCAGAAAATTTCTAAGGATCTTCTGACTGAAATTTCAAGTCGGACAAAGACTCAAAAATCTCTTCCTAGCTATGAAATTCCAGTTTTAAGCGAAGCAACTAGGACTGACTTCGTATGTCAACAAAAGGAAGCACTGGACGGGTTTCTCAATACGTCATTAGAGGCTATACAACAAGCTGGTGCCTTTGGAAATATCGAGAAGACTATCCTTGTACTAATTCAGCATGCTAACAGTTTACAGGAGAAGACAATTCTTGAAGATCTAGCATCTCGCTTGGCAGAATTTCGAGAGAGCATCCCGAGATCTACAACCATTGTAGAAACTCTGCAAGCTCGCAAAACATCTCTTGCAGGGAAAACTATAGATCTTAATGCAAGACTGGAGCAAAGACGAAAGGAACTAACTTCCTTGGAGGAAAATTTTTCGAGGCTTTCGGAAGAAGAAGCAAAACTACACGCTGAAATTCAGCTCTTAACAACACAAAAGGAGGAGCTTCTTTCCCAGAAGCAATCTGCTGCAATTGAACTGCAGAAAGCCAATGAAGGAGCATCGAGAGACCTTGAAGAATGGAGAGGCTTAGAAGAGGAAATTAAGCAGTCCAATGCCGAACGGCTCGGAGCCAAAGAGAAACTGGCATTAGCTAACGTGCGTTGGAAACACTACAAAGAGGATCTTGCAGAGACCATGAAGAATGGAGAGGCTTAG
- the LOC126676410 gene encoding uncharacterized protein LOC126676410 isoform X2, producing MENPASTKFTWKFDNFSKLTPKELYSDIFIAERCKWHLLIYHNRTYGDIFSIYIVADSMSLPNGWSRDADISLSVINQFNTRCIVRKGTHVFSAKAKGWGCQSPPREISGPAAWYLVNDTLTVEAEIQVHRVVHYSVTEPAKEVNKDEQKLPKRAVETSLDQVPLSCHNKKFKRCTTNLPQKEVHGTQATVGPPNAIVTPLTAKSLSQTEGAVQTLATTNEQEIVKETLLSPVDEKDPFQDSPSVPVLSSPDVQKISKDLLTEISSRTKTQKSLPSYEIPVLSEATRTDFVCQQKEALDGFLNTSLEAIQQAGAFGNIEKTILVLIQHANSLQEKTILEDLASRLAEFRESIPRSTTIVETLQARKTSLAGKTIDLNARLEQRRKELTSLEENFSRLSEEEAKLHAEIQLLTTQKEELLSQKQSAAIELQKANEGASRDLEEWRGLEEEIKQSNAERLGAKEKLALANVRWKHYKEDLAETMKNGEA from the exons ATGGAGAATCCTGCCTCAACTAAATTCACATGGAAATTCGATAACTTCTCCAAATTGACTCCAAAGGAACTTTATTCAGACATTTTCATTGCCGAAAGATGTAAATG GCATTTGCTTATCTATCACAATAGAACCTATGGTGATATTTTTTCGATTTACATAGTTGCTGACTCAATGAGTTTGCCAAATGGTTGGAGCAGAGATGCAGATATTAGCCTGTCAGTAATTAATCAATTCAATACCAGGTGTATAGTTAGAAAAG GTACACATGTATTCAGTGCAAAAGCCAAAGGTTGGGGTTGCCAATCTCCTCCTAGAGAAATAAGTGGTCCTGCTGCATGGTATCTAGTGAATGATACCCTTACAGTTGAAGCTGAGATTCAAGTCCATCGTGTTGTGCATTATTCTGTGACTGAGCCTGCAAAGGAAGTTAACAAAGATGAACAGAAACTGCCCAAGCGAGCAGTTGAAACATCACTAGATCAAGTTCCCCTGAGTTGTcataacaaaaaatttaaacggtGCACAACAAATCTACCCCAGAAGGAAGTACATGGAACTCAGGCAACGGTTGGACCACCAAATGCTATAGTAACTCCTTTAACTGCTAAATCACTAAGTCAGACTGAAGGAGCAGTTCAAACCCTAGCGACCACTAATGAACAAGAAATAGTGAAGGAAACACTTCTGTCTCCTGTGGATGAAAAGGATCCTTTTCAG GATTCTCCTTCTGTGCCTGTATTATCCTCCCCTGATGTGCAGAAAATTTCTAAGGATCTTCTGACTGAAATTTCAAGTCGGACAAAGACTCAAAAATCTCTTCCTAGCTATGAAATTCCAGTTTTAAGCGAAGCAACTAGGACTGACTTCGTATGTCAACAAAAGGAAGCACTGGACGGGTTTCTCAATACGTCATTAGAGGCTATACAACAAGCTGGTGCCTTTGGAAATATCGAGAAGACTATCCTTGTACTAATTCAGCATGCTAACAGTTTACAGGAGAAGACAATTCTTGAAGATCTAGCATCTCGCTTGGCAGAATTTCGAGAGAGCATCCCGAGATCTACAACCATTGTAGAAACTCTGCAAGCTCGCAAAACATCTCTTGCAGGGAAAACTATAGATCTTAATGCAAGACTGGAGCAAAGACGAAAGGAACTAACTTCCTTGGAGGAAAATTTTTCGAGGCTTTCGGAAGAAGAAGCAAAACTACACGCTGAAATTCAGCTCTTAACAACACAAAAGGAGGAGCTTCTTTCCCAGAAGCAATCTGCTGCAATTGAACTGCAGAAAGCCAATGAAGGAGCATCGAGAGACCTTGAAGAATGGAGAGGCTTAGAAGAGGAAATTAAGCAGTCCAATGCCGAACGGCTCGGAGCCAAAGAGAAACTGGCATTAGCTAACGTGCGTTGGAAACACTACAAAGAGGATCTTGCAGAGACCATGAAGAATGGAGAGGCTTAG
- the LOC126676416 gene encoding ubiquitin C-terminal hydrolase 13-like, protein MEVPASTKFTWKIDNFSQLTKRKLHSDIFIAGRCKWRVLIFPKGNNVFDNLSIYLAIADPMNLPHGWSRDADFSLSVINQFNNRLTVIKDVKHVFNEKTSF, encoded by the exons ATGGAGGTTCCTGCCTCAACTAAATTCACATGGAAAATTGACAACTTTTCCCAATTGACTAAAAGGAAACTACATTCAGACATTTTCATTGCTGGAAGATGTAAATG GCGTGTTCTTATTTTCCCGAAAGGAAACAATGTGTTTGATAACTTGTCAATTTACCTGGCCATTGCTGACCCGATGAATTTGCCTCATGGTTGGAGCAGAGATGCTGATTTTAGCCTGTCGGTAATTAATCAATTCAATAACAGGTTGACGGTTATAAAAG ATGTAAAACATGTGTTCAATGAAAAAACAAGCTTTTAG
- the LOC126676414 gene encoding transcription factor-like protein DPB isoform X3, with protein sequence MWKQESKEEHILSLNSDQYFANGTVRDDQFKSKQHKKRGKKKNGGQQATGADNSGRGLRQFSMKVFEKVESKGTTTYNEVADELVAEFADPGNGISSSDQQQQFDEKSIRRRVYDAVNVFTALNIISKSKKEIQWEGFPQTSLSDIEELKGECLGLGNRIERKAAYLQELEEQHVGLQNLIQRNELLYNSEIAPSGGVSLPFILVQLRPHATVEVEISEDMQMVHFDFDRLKSASLLQP encoded by the exons ATGTGGAAGCAGGAAAGTAAAGAAGAACATATACTCTCACTAAATAGCGA TCAATATTTTGCGAATGGGACTGTGAGGGATGATCAATTCAAGTCCAAACAACACAAGAAACG TGGCAAGAAGAAAAACGGAGGTCAACAGGCAACTGGAGCTGATAATAGTGGTCGAGGACTCCGTCAATTTAGCATGAAAG TGTTTGAGAAAGTGGAAAGTAAAGGAACAACCACTTACAATGAG GTGGCAGATGAACTGGTAGCAGAGTTTGCTGACCCTGGCAACGGCATTTCATCTTCGGATCAG CAGCAACAGTTTGATGAGAAAAGCATACGGCGAAGGGTATATGATGCTGTGAATGTATTTACGGCATTAAATATCATATCTAAGAGTAAGAAGGAAATACAATGGGAAGGCTTTCCACAAACAAGTTTGAGTGACATAGAAGAATTAAAG GGTGAGTGTCTTGGATTGGGGAATAGAATTGAGAGAAAAGCTGCCTATTTGCAAGAACTAGAGGAACAA CACGTAGGTCTTCAGAACCTAATACAAAGAAATGAGCTACTTTACAACTCAGAGATTGCTCCTAGTGGGGGAGTGTCCTTACCTTTTATTCTGGTGCAG CTACGCCCTCATGCAACTGTTGAAGTGGAAATATCAGAAGATATGCAGATGGTTCATTTCGATTTTGATAG GCTAAAATCAGCATCTCTGCTCCAACCATGA